One part of the Lachnospiraceae bacterium JLR.KK002 genome encodes these proteins:
- a CDS encoding IS630 family transposase, giving the protein MPALSYSITISDEERDYLKSLIKARTIQAQVVDRARILLWKSEARTDKAIADGLGISVNTVRRCIDRYLNNGINLAIFDDERSGRPVEITDDAKAWIVSIACQKPCDPGYAAELWTLAALHRHIQAYAEEAGYPRLKTVTKPWLQKYLKKMDIKPFRIKYYLERKDPDFENKMHDVLLVYKQVEMQFGIDGNIIIPENGHLTHTVSYDEKPGIQAVANKYPDHTPTEEKGYVRRDYEYVRLGTLSLPAGIDLLTGEAIPLVSQTHKSSDFIEFLKILDVKYPEGDTIRLILDNHSAHTSKETQQFLATLPEGRFLFVFTPTHTSWLNMIESFFSKMTKQMLKGIRVNSKEELSERIYRYFDEINADPIVYHWTYKMDEINPDEAATI; this is encoded by the coding sequence ATGCCAGCGTTATCTTATAGCATTACAATATCAGATGAAGAACGTGATTACCTAAAATCATTGATAAAAGCCAGAACTATCCAGGCGCAGGTTGTTGACCGTGCCCGAATATTGCTATGGAAATCCGAAGCCAGGACAGACAAGGCTATCGCAGACGGCCTGGGCATTAGTGTGAATACCGTCCGGCGCTGTATTGACCGTTATCTTAACAATGGAATTAACCTTGCCATATTTGATGACGAGCGTTCCGGCAGACCAGTTGAGATTACTGACGATGCAAAAGCATGGATTGTCAGTATAGCCTGCCAAAAACCCTGTGACCCTGGCTATGCTGCAGAATTATGGACACTGGCTGCGTTGCACAGACATATACAGGCATATGCTGAAGAAGCCGGCTATCCACGCTTAAAGACAGTTACCAAACCATGGCTCCAAAAATATCTCAAAAAGATGGATATAAAACCATTCAGGATCAAGTATTATCTTGAACGGAAAGACCCTGATTTTGAGAATAAGATGCATGACGTCCTCCTGGTCTATAAGCAGGTCGAGATGCAGTTTGGCATTGATGGGAATATCATCATACCGGAAAACGGGCATTTGACACATACTGTTTCATATGATGAAAAACCCGGCATCCAGGCTGTTGCCAACAAATATCCCGACCATACCCCGACAGAGGAAAAAGGTTATGTCCGCCGGGATTATGAGTATGTGCGGCTTGGGACGCTGTCACTGCCTGCAGGTATTGACCTTTTGACAGGGGAGGCAATTCCATTGGTCAGCCAGACACACAAAAGTTCTGATTTTATCGAGTTTCTAAAGATTCTTGATGTAAAATACCCGGAGGGTGACACAATACGGCTGATACTGGACAACCACTCAGCCCATACTTCAAAGGAAACCCAACAGTTTCTTGCAACGTTACCCGAAGGCCGTTTTTTGTTTGTATTTACCCCGACACACACTTCATGGCTGAATATGATTGAAAGCTTTTTCAGCAAAATGACAAAGCAGATGTTAAAAGGCATCCGCGTCAATTCAAAGGAGGAACTGTCGGAGCGGATATACCGCTACTTCGATGAGATCAATGCCGATCCAATCGTTTATCATTGGACATATAAAATGGATGAAATTAATCCCGATGAAGCAGCAACTATTTAA
- a CDS encoding transposase — protein sequence MAENRQYDHEYKVQAVKLAKEIGQAKAAKELGVPKNTMYGWVRANRPGSLDLGAGSQTPQSAMTLNEELLKLRQQVKEQEKEIRRLKKENDFLEEASAFFAASRLRSAKTKE from the coding sequence ATGGCAGAAAACAGGCAATACGACCATGAATACAAAGTACAGGCAGTGAAACTCGCAAAGGAAATCGGACAAGCAAAAGCCGCCAAAGAACTGGGGGTACCAAAGAATACTATGTATGGCTGGGTACGGGCCAACCGCCCTGGCAGCCTCGACCTTGGGGCAGGTTCACAGACCCCGCAAAGCGCCATGACGCTTAATGAGGAACTCTTAAAGCTCCGACAGCAGGTTAAGGAACAGGAAAAAGAAATCCGCCGTTTGAAAAAGGAAAATGACTTTCTTGAGGAAGCCAGCGCTTTTTTCGCCGCGAGCCGTCTGAGGTCAGCAAAAACGAAAGAATGA
- a CDS encoding FAD-dependent thymidylate synthase → MVFAARLTQRGHRIATMEDLLALYEKSFSTDTVEAIGGLPHPTVQKFAVITVAVVGASRRFLAQITRHQNEVKFMSASLQYSNYAGQADFAIPYEILAASGSVRELYLESCHRGMDCYGELCGAGIGHDAAGYATPQGLRNVLLISATPYQWKHIIGQRICRRNTDETRIVLLKVWQELHRLSPVLFSVQLTGAFCQRDKCLEGKMGCGKKLGASQGPSEILAADYPALFKGGAT, encoded by the coding sequence ATGGTCTTTGCGGCCCGGCTTACCCAGCGGGGGCACCGGATCGCCACAATGGAGGACCTGCTGGCGCTCTATGAGAAGTCGTTCAGCACGGATACCGTGGAGGCCATCGGCGGCCTTCCCCATCCTACGGTCCAAAAATTTGCGGTGATCACGGTGGCGGTTGTGGGGGCGAGCAGGCGGTTCCTTGCACAGATCACCAGACATCAGAACGAGGTGAAGTTTATGAGCGCTTCGCTGCAGTACAGCAATTATGCAGGACAGGCGGATTTTGCCATACCTTATGAGATACTGGCTGCTTCTGGTTCTGTCCGGGAGCTGTATCTGGAAAGCTGCCATAGGGGGATGGACTGCTACGGGGAACTGTGCGGCGCCGGAATCGGCCATGACGCGGCGGGCTATGCCACGCCCCAGGGCTTAAGAAATGTGCTTCTGATAAGCGCCACGCCCTACCAGTGGAAACACATCATCGGACAGCGGATATGCCGGAGGAACACGGACGAGACAAGAATCGTGCTCTTGAAGGTCTGGCAGGAGCTGCACCGGTTGAGCCCGGTTCTATTTTCCGTGCAGCTTACGGGAGCCTTCTGCCAGAGGGATAAGTGTCTGGAGGGAAAGATGGGGTGCGGGAAAAAGTTGGGAGCCTCCCAGGGGCCTTCGGAGATCCTGGCGGCGGATTACCCGGCGCTTTTTAAGGGAGGCGCCACATGA
- a CDS encoding IS3 family transposase, with product MKFIAFKTKDGELKGNLSFYCRALRVSRQGFYRYLANKDRPWKYQALADAMMEILEEDDCNDTYGRIRMYQALMLKQPENVDIPSERTVYRVMEDIGISHHPRRKPNGITKADREARKSEDLLKRDFKSEEPLSKCVTDITEIKASDGKLYVSAVFDCFDSSVVGLAMDTNMKAPLCVRTLKNAAEAYPGIRGAIIHSDRGSQYTSRLYRDAINQYGIRQSMNSAGGRCHDNARCESMWARMKSELLYDRYDTEKMSTDELKTLIWRYFISYWNNRRICSANGGLPPIIKRQRYYDSLEEAA from the coding sequence ATGAAGTTTATTGCGTTTAAAACCAAAGACGGCGAATTAAAAGGAAATCTTTCTTTTTACTGCAGAGCCCTTCGTGTCAGCAGGCAGGGATTTTACCGGTACCTTGCAAATAAAGACCGCCCATGGAAGTACCAGGCTCTGGCAGATGCCATGATGGAGATCCTTGAGGAAGACGATTGTAATGACACCTACGGCCGGATCCGCATGTATCAGGCATTAATGTTAAAACAGCCTGAAAATGTGGATATTCCCAGCGAACGTACTGTTTACCGTGTCATGGAGGATATTGGAATCAGCCATCATCCCAGGCGTAAACCAAACGGAATCACGAAAGCAGACCGGGAAGCCCGGAAATCAGAAGATCTGTTAAAACGTGATTTCAAGTCAGAGGAACCGCTGTCCAAGTGCGTAACAGACATAACAGAGATCAAAGCCAGCGATGGAAAGCTGTATGTTTCCGCTGTTTTCGACTGCTTCGATTCCAGCGTGGTTGGCCTGGCAATGGATACAAACATGAAAGCTCCGTTATGTGTGCGGACATTGAAAAACGCGGCGGAAGCGTATCCAGGCATCCGCGGAGCAATTATCCACAGTGACAGGGGAAGCCAGTACACCAGCCGGCTTTATCGGGACGCAATCAATCAATATGGCATCCGACAAAGCATGAACAGCGCGGGTGGAAGATGCCATGATAATGCCCGCTGTGAAAGCATGTGGGCCAGAATGAAATCAGAACTGTTATATGACCGCTATGATACTGAGAAGATGAGCACAGATGAACTGAAAACCCTGATCTGGAGATATTTCATCAGCTATTGGAATAACCGGAGGATCTGTTCTGCTAATGGAGGGCTTCCTCCCATCATCAAACGACAGCGATACTATGATTCTCTGGAAGAAGCAGCATAG